Within the Enterococcus hirae ATCC 9790 genome, the region TGGTAAATTTCGGCTTATTTCCGAAGATGCTGCTTTTGTCTCACCGTTTATTCGTTTTAGAGATACTAAAAGAGCCTGAGACAAGTTTTGTCCCAGGCTCTCTCTAATAAATAATAAATGGTGTACAAAATTACTTAGTGACTACTGTTGTGCTACCTTCTACTTCTTTATAGTACCTTTAATTTTCACGTCCATTCGTTTTTATCTCTTGGATCGTTGGTTCCACACCAGAATCAAACTTTCGCAATAAGTAAATTTTTCTGATATTCAAGACTAATGTTTTAATGACAGCATACACCGGAATACAAATCAACATTCCTAGAATCCCTGCGACACTGCCAGCACCGATCAACACTAAGATAATCGTTAATGGATGCATATTCATGTTTTTTCCAAATAACAACGGTTTGATTACATTTCCATCTAATTGTTGGATAACAAGGATCGAAAGCGCCATGTATAATGCTTGGAATGGCGAAACAAATAGACCAACGATCACTGCCGGGACAGCGCCAATAAACGGTCCCACATATGGAATAATATTGGTGATACCACAAAATACAGCTAACAATAAACTATATGGTTGTTTAAAGATGGTCATAGCAATAAAACTCATGATACCAATGATAACCGCATCAACGATCGTACTACTGATATATGCCGATAACGTCTCATTTAGTTCTTTGACCGTTTGACGTACTTCACCTCGAATCCCTTGTGGAAAGAATTTTGCTAAAGCATCGATAAATTTGTGTCCGTCTTTAAACATGAATAATAGAATAAAAGGCACGGTAAACAGTAAAACAAAAAACTGCATCATAAATGAAAAAACTTTAGAGACACTGCTGGATAAGCTTACCAATACAATATTGAACAAATTACTCAACGAAAGATTAGCCGAAGCTAATTGTTCTTCAATATTGAAATTTTTGATTTCCTCACGCTGTGCCAATTCATTGAGCCATTTACTTGTCTCTTCCGCATACATCGGCAAACTTTTAGTCAACTGGATCGTCTGTTCTGCCAATTGAGGAATCACATTCATTATCGCTAAAACCGCTAGTACGACTAGAACAACTAGCGTTAATATGTATCCATAAACCCTTGGGATTTTTCGTTTTTCCAAAAAAACAACGACCGGATCAAACATATAATAGAAAAATCCAGCAACCAGCAATGGCAATAAAATCGCTGATAACATTTTTAACACTGGACTAAAGACATTTGGCATCTGTAAAATAAAATATACCCCAATGATCGTTAGTACCAACTCGACAGTCCAAAATAATAATTTTGAATTTTTAAACTTTGCTTGCATACATCTCCTCCAACACTTGATACTTTCATTTTATCATTTTATTAGAATTAAAGCGCTCTTTTCTGATAAACAGCTACAAAAATATTCTTTCTTTTTCTAATTACTAGTAGCTAATTTTCAAATTTAAAAAACTTCTAAGCTTAATGACTGAAATCATTATCTAAACAAATGCAAATAAATCAAAAAAAGACACCAAAAACGCTCATTGGCTAAAATAGGAAATACTCTCTTAGCGAATGAGCGTTTTTTCTTTTGTAACCGACTCTTCATAAAACCAATGTGTGAAAAGCCTTATATTACCAACTGAAAGGAATTGTTTCATTGTGCCACACTAACTAAATGAAGCTTCATGATATTTTTATGGACAGATAACTCTTCAATGACATCTGCATAAGTCATGTCCTTTGGTAAGTCAATTGTATAAATATTTTTATATACCCGATAATCATCCACAAAATCCACATCAAAATTCACGTCTTCAATGAAGATTCCCCGTTGCTCAAAATACTCTGTCAAAAAATCTTTGGTTTCTTTCCGATGGATATATTGGATTTCTAATTTTTTAGTCGTTGGTACATGGATGATTTGTTTCACCACTGTTAATGCAATGACGATGCCAATAAAACTAATGATCGCAATCCAATAAAATCCCATACCAATGGCGATTCCTAGTCCAGCAATTGCCCACAGGGAAGCAGCTGTGGTTAGCCCGGTGACTGATTGTTTCGTGACAATGATCGTGCCAGCTCCTAAAAACCCAACGCCACTAACGACTTGTGCAATCAAACGTGCTTCATCTGAGCGAATCGTACCAACTAGTTCTGGGTATTCTAACGCATCACGTAACGCTTTACTTGCAATTTCCACTTGGATCAACGCAATGATACAAGCACCCATACATACTAAAATATGCGTCCGCATCCCTGCTGGACGATTTTTATATTGCCGTTCAAATCCAATCGCCCCGCCAAAGATCAATGCAATCCCTAGTCGTAAGATGATTTCTGGGACCGATAAGATCATCTCATCCATATAAATCCCCTCCAAACCAATATAGCATGTTTCGCAACTTCAAACAAAGCAAATCACCCCATTGCTTTGTGCGACAGATTAAAAATCTTATTCGATCAAAAAAGGGAGCTGAAAACGAGCAGCCCCCCAAAATTTTTATTTATTCTTATAGTTTGCTTCCTGCTGCATCATCAATAATCACGATCACGTTGTCGTGTTCTTGTAAAGCACTTGCTGGCAAATCTGTGGTCATTGGTCCTTGAATCATTCCTTTGATTGCATCTGCTTTGTTTTCACCATAAGCAAGTAAGACAATCTCTTTTCCTTTTAAGATCGAACCAATCCCCATTGAGACAGCTTTTGTTGGAACATCTTCTGCCTTTTCAAAGAATCGTTTATTCGCATTGATCGTTGATTCTGTTAAGTCCACTACTGAAGTTGTGCCATCAAATGGTGCACCAGGTTCATTGAATCCGATATGTCCATTTTGACCAATTCCTAGAATTTGGATATCGATTGGATATTGTTCAAGGATTTCATCGTATTCTTGACAAGCCGCTTCAAGATCAGCAGCTTTTCCATCTGGTACATATGATTCTTTAAATGGTTTTTTATCAAACAATTGGCTATTCATAAAATGACGGTAACTTTGATCATCTGAACCGCCTAGTCCAACGTACTCGTCTAAGTTTACAGAAGTCATGTCACTGAAATCCAGATCGCTTGAAGTCATTTCTTTGTATAAAGTAATTGGCGTACTACCTGTTGCAAGACCTAATACTTTTGCCCCATTTTCCATGCCTTTTTTAATAATTTCAAAAGCTTTTTTTCCGCCCTCTTCAGCATTTTTCACTCGAATGATTTCCATAACGACTACTCCTTTGTTTTTGGTATAGCCCAATTATAGCACGACTTGTCTTTTTTTACAATATTAGTATAGACCAAAACCGACGATTTTCGTTTTCTTGACAATCTTGTCCCTTGCATGTTAGGTTGCATAAGATAACCTATCGCATGTCCTTTAAACTGATACTTTTAGTATACGTTTTTTATAATTAAAACATTAAAGACCAAGAAATTTAGAAAACAATCGCTACTTCTCATTAACTGAGAAACGATTTTCTAAAAGACGAGCAACTTATTTAAAAATTTTAACTGACATGTTCTCCTAGATTCGTTCGATCATGTCGAATGATCCCATAGTATGTTGAACAACTTCAGATCAGCTTTTTTATTTGTTTTGCTTTCTTCTATTAGTCTTCTTAACATGCATAACATTATTAGAAAGGAACAGAACATGAGTCTTTTAACATTAACAAATATCACGCAACAATTTGGAGATAAAATCTTATATGAAAATGTACAACTCCAAGTCAATGCTGGAGAACATCTAGGATTGATCGGACAAAATGGAGCTGGCAAAAGTACGTTGATCAAGATCATCACAGGAGAAATTCTACCAGATGATGGACAAGTCCATTGGCAAAAAAATATCCATAGAGGCTATTTAGATCAATATGTAGCGGTGGATGAAACATTGACCATCGAAGAATTTTTAAAAACAGCCTACTCTGATGAATTTAAAAAAGAAGCATTGATTACCCAACTTTATCAAGAATACAGCGAAACAATGGAAGAGGAGTTACTCGAAAAAGCGGGAAAACTTCAAACAGAATTAGACCAAGGAGTATTCTATCAAATTGATACCTTAGTCGCTGAGATGAGTAGTGGTCTAGGCATTGATGTTTTAGGATTGTCCACTCCTCTAAAAAAACTGAGTGGTGGTCAACGTTCCAAAGTGATTTTGGCAAAATTACTCTTAGAAAATCCCGATGTTCTGATCTTAGATGAACCAACCAATCACTTAGATGACCAACATATCCAATGGCTTACTCAATTTTTACAATCATTCGAGGGCGCTTATATCGTGATTTCTCATGACCAGGAATTTTTAGATAAAATCACAACCCATATCGCTGACATAGAATTTGGTAAAATCACCAAATATACGGGTCATTTAAAACAAGCATTACGACAAAAAGAACAAAACCGTGAAAGTTATCTACGCCAATTTCATGCCCAACAAAAGCACATCGAAAAAACCGAAGCTTATATCCGAAAATATAAAGCTGGTTCTCGCTCTACCATGGCAAAAAGTCGCCAAAAACAATTAGATAAAATTGAGCGATTGACTCCGCCTGCCTCAACAGCTAAGCCAATCTTTGATTTTCCTTATTCTCCGATCGTAACGACATTGGCTGTTGAAACGACTGATTTAGTTATTGGGTATGACCGACCTTTGCTTTCGCCGATCAACCTAACCATCCGCTTTGGTGAAAAAGTGGCGATTCGTGGATTTAACGGTATTGGTAAATCCACACTTTTGAAAACCTTGATTGGCGAAATCGAACAACTAGCCGGCGAATATCACTTTCCCGACAACACAGCGATCAATTATTTTTCACAAGATCTCATTTGGGAAAAACCTTTAGAAACACCCTTACAATATCTAGGCGCACAGTTTCCTAAAGCAACCGTTAAAGAATTAAGAAGACAACTAGCCAAATCTGGTTTAGTCAATCAACTAGCTAGTGAACCACTTTCTACTCTTAGCGGTGGTGAACAAACCAAAGTAAAATTGGCACAACTCACGATGAACCAAGGAAACTTATTAATTCTTGATGAACCAACGAATCATATCGATCATGAAACAAAAGATAGCTTACAAACCGGTATCAAGCATTTTCCTGGGACGGTAATCATCGTCTCTCATGAACAAGAATTTTACCAGGATTTAGTCGATCGAGTCATTGAAATCGAGGGATAAAATTGACTAAATTCTCTAAAAATAGATTATGTACAGCCTTTAACACCAGCCTGTCTCCTCTACACAAGAACCCTTGTGTGGATGGGGGCTATTGCTGTTTAGATCATCGTTTTTTACAATCTTCTCTCTTTTCTTAATTGTCTAGGTAAACATCGCCCCAATTTAGAATCATTAAAAAAACGGTAGACTCATTAAGTGTCTATTGTATCTTCATTCGCCAAAGTTCGAAGATGGTTACTTTTTTCTACATGGTCAATTATTAGCAAAACCAACGTCGTAAAAGCGATTAGTAATCTAACTTTTTCTAAAATGGAAATTACTACTTTACCCGTTATCTCCTACTAAATAAACATCCTTATCACTTCCACCACTTCAATCCACGTCAACAAATCACATTGTTCAATTTTTTCAATATTTCTTGTGGTATAATCAACCGATCTTAATTGGTGTATAGCTACTTCACCCACTATTTTCTGCGGGTCTTTTATTTCAATATATGTTGCAAAGTTCCTCTTTGTAGAAGTGATAGGACAAACTAAGCAAAAACCTGTACGCTCATTAAACTCGTCTCTACTAACTACTAACGCAGGTCTACGCTTTCTTATCTCTTTACCTTTAGAAGGGTCAAAGTCGATCCAAATAATATCCTTTTGTTTTGGATATTTCCTCTAGTATTCCTCGCCTTCAAGTTTCATGCTATCCCATTCGGATTCTTCGGCTGTAATCGATTCTCTAAAACCTTCCCAAGCCTTTTCGTTTTTAAAAATATCTTCTTTCTTAGGTTTCAATATATACGCTTCTCCTACTTTCAAAATAGTAAATATTTCTCCCACTTTTGGAGATATATCCTTCGGGAAAATTGTTCCCACAGAATTACCTATTTTTCTTGCTACTGTTTCCATATCTTTCATCTCCAATCCTTTTGCTAAATTAAGTTAAACTCAGTTTAACGAAATTATCAAAACATATCTTTTAAGTGAATAGATTTTTATGGAAACAACTCATTTTCATATGAAAATGTTATACAAATTAAATATAAATATTTCTAAGTAGTCTACTGAATATTTTTTTGGATCTTTCATAATATAACTGGTACTAAACAAAGTGATTTTATACTATTGAACGTATCCATATTATTTTTTCGTTGGAAGTTGCACGAAATTTTCTAATAACTGCGGTTGATCACGAAATCAGTTATAGAAACTCCCAAATAAAATAGGATAGAAGTATATTAAAAAAGTAAGCGAAAGAATCGAAAAACGACTTTCGAATCCTTCAGCTTACTTTTCAAGTTGGACACTTCTATCGCAACCGCTTTTGAAAAATGATGTATTGACAAATATAGGCACATAATTGAAAGGCTAAACCAGTAAGTGTCACACCGAGCCAACCAAATTGTTGCCACATCGTTGTGCCTAGTAATGAACCAGTAGCACCACCAATAAAATACATAAACATAAATACTGTATT harbors:
- a CDS encoding type II toxin-antitoxin system PemK/MazF family toxin, giving the protein MIWIDFDPSKGKEIRKRRPALVVSRDEFNERTGFCLVCPITSTKRNFATYIEIKDPQKIVGEVAIHQLRSVDYTTRNIEKIEQCDLLTWIEVVEVIRMFI
- the nagB gene encoding glucosamine-6-phosphate deaminase — translated: MEIIRVKNAEEGGKKAFEIIKKGMENGAKVLGLATGSTPITLYKEMTSSDLDFSDMTSVNLDEYVGLGGSDDQSYRHFMNSQLFDKKPFKESYVPDGKAADLEAACQEYDEILEQYPIDIQILGIGQNGHIGFNEPGAPFDGTTSVVDLTESTINANKRFFEKAEDVPTKAVSMGIGSILKGKEIVLLAYGENKADAIKGMIQGPMTTDLPASALQEHDNVIVIIDDAAGSKL
- a CDS encoding AI-2E family transporter, which codes for MQAKFKNSKLLFWTVELVLTIIGVYFILQMPNVFSPVLKMLSAILLPLLVAGFFYYMFDPVVVFLEKRKIPRVYGYILTLVVLVVLAVLAIMNVIPQLAEQTIQLTKSLPMYAEETSKWLNELAQREEIKNFNIEEQLASANLSLSNLFNIVLVSLSSSVSKVFSFMMQFFVLLFTVPFILLFMFKDGHKFIDALAKFFPQGIRGEVRQTVKELNETLSAYISSTIVDAVIIGIMSFIAMTIFKQPYSLLLAVFCGITNIIPYVGPFIGAVPAVIVGLFVSPFQALYMALSILVIQQLDGNVIKPLLFGKNMNMHPLTIILVLIGAGSVAGILGMLICIPVYAVIKTLVLNIRKIYLLRKFDSGVEPTIQEIKTNGREN
- a CDS encoding MgtC/SapB family protein, coding for MDEMILSVPEIILRLGIALIFGGAIGFERQYKNRPAGMRTHILVCMGACIIALIQVEIASKALRDALEYPELVGTIRSDEARLIAQVVSGVGFLGAGTIIVTKQSVTGLTTAASLWAIAGLGIAIGMGFYWIAIISFIGIVIALTVVKQIIHVPTTKKLEIQYIHRKETKDFLTEYFEQRGIFIEDVNFDVDFVDDYRVYKNIYTIDLPKDMTYADVIEELSVHKNIMKLHLVSVAQ
- a CDS encoding ABC-F family ATP-binding cassette domain-containing protein; this translates as MSLLTLTNITQQFGDKILYENVQLQVNAGEHLGLIGQNGAGKSTLIKIITGEILPDDGQVHWQKNIHRGYLDQYVAVDETLTIEEFLKTAYSDEFKKEALITQLYQEYSETMEEELLEKAGKLQTELDQGVFYQIDTLVAEMSSGLGIDVLGLSTPLKKLSGGQRSKVILAKLLLENPDVLILDEPTNHLDDQHIQWLTQFLQSFEGAYIVISHDQEFLDKITTHIADIEFGKITKYTGHLKQALRQKEQNRESYLRQFHAQQKHIEKTEAYIRKYKAGSRSTMAKSRQKQLDKIERLTPPASTAKPIFDFPYSPIVTTLAVETTDLVIGYDRPLLSPINLTIRFGEKVAIRGFNGIGKSTLLKTLIGEIEQLAGEYHFPDNTAINYFSQDLIWEKPLETPLQYLGAQFPKATVKELRRQLAKSGLVNQLASEPLSTLSGGEQTKVKLAQLTMNQGNLLILDEPTNHIDHETKDSLQTGIKHFPGTVIIVSHEQEFYQDLVDRVIEIEG